The following coding sequences are from one Schizosaccharomyces osmophilus chromosome 1, complete sequence window:
- the rpl2002 gene encoding 60S ribosomal protein L20A gives MALKEYQVVGRKVPTEQEPVPKLFRMRLFAPNESVAKSRYWYFLKMINKVKKATGEIVAINQIHEPKPLQPKVFGIWIRYDSRSGTHNMYKEFRDTTRVGAVEGMYQDMAARHRARFRSIRILKVVTVENKEEVRRSYVKQLLDPKLKFPLPHRRTGTLGLAGKKVFAPHRPTTFY, from the coding sequence ATGGCACTTAAGGAGTATCAAGTCGTCGGCCGCAAGGTCCCAACTGAACAGGAACCTGTTCCTAAGTTATTCCGTATGCGTTTGTTTGCTCCTAACGAATCTGTCGCCAAGTCTCGTTACTGGTACTTCTTGAAGATGATCAACAAGGTCAAGAAGGCCACTGGTGAAATTGTTGCCATTAACCAAATTCACGAACCCAAGCCTCTTCAACCTAAGGTTTTTGGTATCTGGATTCGTTATGACTCTCGCTCCGGTACTCACAACATGTACAAGGAATTCCGCGACACCACCCGTGTTGGCGCTGTCGAAGGCATGTACCAAGATATGGCTGCTCGTCACCGTGCTCGTTTCCGTAGCATCCGTATTCTCAAGGTGGTTACCGTTGAGAACAAGGAAGAAGTTCGCCGTAGCTACGTCAAGCAACTTCTCGATCCCAAGTTGAAGTTCCCTCTCCCTCACCGCCGTACTGGTACTCTCGGCTTGGCTGGCAAGAAGGTCTTTGCTCCTCACCGCCCTACCACTTTCTACTAA
- the rmi1 gene encoding RecQ mediated genome instability protein Rmi1 yields the protein MTDTMLLREMEQRGIPLQDSWLLLVVNHLVHQRKYARENITTELVFPFFMASDIRTSTSGAGAAAYDISSQHNITLSNPLLVQVVRIREIGKSIVSQLEYLNQLEERKNLKGQQIIRLVDEEDQEDKEGDDSGIAEAQEAIFDGKGFKYMCRLVLEDANGQRFYGMEWKPIPGIQLDTDLGTKLVIHNAQEGRLMNGTENTFRRNYCKN from the exons ATGACGGATACGATGCTACTCAGGGAGATGGAACAAAGAGGAATCCCTTTACAGGATTCATGGCTTTTGTTAGTCGTAAATCACCTTGTTCATCAAAGGAAATACGCTCGAGAAAACATAACAACCGAACTCGTCTTTCCCTTTTTCATGGCATCCGATATCCGTACTTCTACATCTGGAGCAGGTGCTGCAGCCTATGATATCTCCAGCCAGCATAATATCACACTTTCAAACCCGTTGTTGGTACAAGTGGTCAGAATCAGGGAAATTGGGAAAAGTATCGTAAGCCAGCTTGAGTATTTAAATCAATTGGAAGAACGAAAAAACCTTAAAGGCCAGCAAATTATTCGGCTAGTAGACGAGGAAGATcaagaagacaaagaagGAGATGACAGCGGTATTGCTGAGGCACAGGAAGCCATATTCGACGGAAAAGGTTTTAAGTATATGTGTCGACTGGTGTTAGAAGATGCGAATGGACAAAGATTCTATGGTATGGAATGGAAGCCGATTCCGGGAATTCAGCTCGACACGGATCTGGGAACAAAACTTGTTATTCATAATGCCCAG GAGGGAAGATTGATGAATGGAACCGAGAATACTTTCCGAAGAAATTATTGCAAGAACTAA